One Patescibacteria group bacterium DNA window includes the following coding sequences:
- the gatB gene encoding Asp-tRNA(Asn)/Glu-tRNA(Gln) amidotransferase subunit GatB produces MSKLIPVIGMEVHTELKTASKMFCRCPNGAGLDVPANTNVCPVCLAHPGALPVANREAIKLVVKVGLAISGKIASVSKFDRKNYFYPDLPKGYQISQYDQPLVAGGTLSANDRDIAITRIHLEEDTGKLQHPTGANYSYVDFNRASVPLMELVTEPAVRSSTEAKRFCQELQLLLRTLDVSDADMEKGQMRCEANISLMAETKEWKPENFGTKVEVKNLNSFRAVERAIEFEIKRQTEVLNSGGTVLQETRGWDDAGQKTYSQRTKESAHDYRYFPDPDLTPITLFDEGEIAIADGIDVAALRRTLPELPQAKRHRFMADLGLSAEDALLLSSDAELALFVETVAVSIRSWLPTLDDVSGTEEEIWAGAKAKVGKLVGGWMTSELFKLLREHNLTLKTAKLTPGQFTDFLKLIYLRRVNSSAGQVILSEMVLTGSDPETILAEKDLSQTNDTASLDQTVQSVINANEGPANEYKNGKDNVLQFLVGQGMKASKGKANPEALAERIQKALRG; encoded by the coding sequence ATGTCCAAACTTATCCCCGTCATCGGCATGGAAGTACACACTGAGCTGAAAACAGCCAGTAAGATGTTTTGCCGTTGCCCAAATGGCGCCGGTCTCGATGTACCAGCAAATACTAACGTCTGCCCGGTCTGCTTGGCTCATCCAGGCGCACTACCAGTCGCTAACCGCGAAGCAATTAAGCTGGTGGTAAAGGTTGGGCTGGCGATAAGCGGCAAAATTGCTTCAGTATCAAAGTTTGATCGTAAAAACTACTTCTACCCCGACCTACCAAAGGGGTACCAAATTAGTCAGTACGACCAACCGCTGGTGGCTGGTGGCACATTATCAGCCAACGACCGCGATATTGCCATTACCCGCATTCACTTGGAAGAAGACACTGGAAAGCTGCAACATCCAACTGGTGCGAACTACTCCTACGTTGATTTCAATCGAGCCAGCGTACCACTCATGGAACTCGTGACCGAACCTGCTGTTCGCTCATCAACCGAAGCGAAACGATTTTGCCAAGAACTGCAATTGCTATTGCGAACGCTGGACGTTTCTGATGCCGACATGGAAAAAGGACAAATGCGTTGCGAGGCAAATATTTCACTCATGGCCGAAACAAAAGAATGGAAACCAGAAAACTTTGGCACGAAAGTGGAAGTTAAAAATCTTAACTCTTTCCGGGCAGTCGAACGAGCAATTGAATTCGAGATTAAGCGACAAACCGAAGTTCTGAACAGTGGTGGAACCGTGCTGCAAGAAACGCGGGGCTGGGACGACGCTGGCCAAAAAACCTATTCGCAGCGCACCAAGGAATCCGCCCATGACTACCGTTATTTCCCTGACCCAGATCTCACACCAATCACACTCTTTGATGAGGGAGAAATAGCAATAGCCGACGGCATTGACGTGGCGGCTTTACGGCGAACACTGCCGGAATTACCGCAGGCGAAACGACATCGATTCATGGCCGACCTTGGGTTAAGCGCTGAAGACGCGCTGCTACTGAGTAGCGATGCTGAACTGGCACTGTTTGTAGAAACCGTGGCGGTCTCCATACGTTCTTGGTTACCCACGCTTGACGACGTTTCTGGAACTGAAGAAGAAATCTGGGCAGGCGCTAAAGCAAAAGTTGGTAAGCTCGTCGGTGGCTGGATGACAAGTGAACTCTTTAAGCTCCTCCGTGAACACAACCTAACACTAAAAACCGCAAAACTAACCCCAGGGCAATTTACAGATTTTCTTAAACTTATCTATTTACGAAGAGTAAATAGTTCAGCCGGGCAGGTCATATTAAGCGAAATGGTTTTAACGGGCAGTGATCCTGAGACTATCCTCGCTGAAAAAGACCTCAGCCAAACAAACGACACCGCATCCTTAGACCAAACCGTGCAGTCAGTCATCAATGCGAACGAAGGACCGGCCAACGAGTATAAAAACGGAAAGGATAACGTTTTACAATTTTTAGTTGGCCAGGGCATGAAAGCCTCTAAAGGTAAGGCAAACCCGGAAGCCCTGGCTGAACGCATCCAAAAGGCACTCCGAGGCTAA
- a CDS encoding type IV secretion system DNA-binding domain-containing protein, whose protein sequence is MPTSSNAKGRLIVIDGTDGTGKTTQTKLLVTRLRAAGKKVAIADFPRYGLPSAYFVEQYLNGRYGAAATVDPHAASLFYALDRYDAKRMLLRELAAGKIVVSNRYVSANMGHQGGKITNASKRREFFRWLDWLEHDLLGLPRPDKTILLHVPAAMAQRLVDRKGRRDYIRRKRDIHEADLGHLKAAEQTFLTMAKQFSGFSVINCIEKQQLLTPLEVHEKIWDTVRTIV, encoded by the coding sequence ATGCCGACTTCTTCAAACGCTAAGGGCCGACTTATTGTCATCGATGGCACCGATGGCACCGGCAAAACAACGCAAACAAAACTTTTAGTTACGCGACTTCGCGCCGCTGGCAAAAAGGTTGCCATCGCCGACTTCCCCCGCTACGGGCTACCATCTGCATATTTTGTCGAGCAGTATCTTAACGGCCGCTATGGTGCGGCGGCAACCGTTGACCCGCACGCTGCTTCACTCTTCTATGCGCTTGACCGATACGACGCAAAACGCATGCTCCTTAGAGAACTTGCGGCAGGAAAAATTGTGGTTTCAAATAGATATGTCAGCGCCAATATGGGGCACCAGGGTGGTAAAATTACGAACGCTAGTAAGCGAAGGGAATTCTTTCGCTGGCTCGACTGGCTTGAACATGATTTACTTGGCTTACCACGACCCGACAAAACAATACTGCTGCACGTACCGGCCGCCATGGCGCAGCGGCTCGTAGACAGAAAGGGCCGACGGGACTACATTCGACGAAAACGTGATATTCACGAAGCAGACCTTGGGCACCTTAAAGCCGCCGAACAAACCTTCTTGACCATGGCAAAGCAGTTCTCGGGTTTCTCGGTCATTAATTGCATAGAAAAACAACAGCTACTCACCCCTCTTGAGGTTCACGAGAAGATCTGGGACACTGTCCGCACCATTGTTTAA
- a CDS encoding FAD-dependent thymidylate synthase, with the protein MPSNIPNEKAPQASRDIFAISGLPPEVLAVAMAKYSRSKQSIRDTIDELTEEKSAEFHEKWVIGYGDASVADMAVIAIACENVSMIASKAIEDTRLASFQEKSTRYVDFDTSRYHRPTNLTESDAATYETAIQQLLATYEELLSPAIAYLRGRFQKPEDKTETIYEAKLKARSLDAVRYLLPTATLTNFGMIMNARSLRHLISKLKGSDYQEIRELGEAIQKAALESAYNPQTKKLQPHLDELIAMGEKGEALANELTKLSSLQVKGAPTLIKYTDPLPYYSRSKELLRAYATTLTANSVPDTVPRVDYIEPHSYEDELLTTLLYPETILPYRQLLKLVQVIPQEQQATLLRAVANERGVHDQPKREYEIGGQFIFDTLMDYGAFRDLQRHRMTTQIHQPLTAAHGYEVPFELEEAGVVDRYHEMITMAINTHTELKKRIGVDADYLLPLACKKRTLFKMNLRELYHMIELRSKPGGHMSYRTIVLDMYNLVKARHPLLVEDLRIVIPDYDADFFKR; encoded by the coding sequence ATGCCTAGCAACATCCCGAACGAAAAAGCGCCGCAAGCAAGCAGAGACATATTCGCAATAAGCGGTTTGCCACCAGAGGTCTTAGCTGTGGCGATGGCTAAATACAGCCGTTCAAAACAATCGATTCGCGATACAATCGACGAACTCACTGAAGAAAAGTCTGCTGAATTCCATGAAAAATGGGTCATCGGTTACGGAGACGCCTCAGTGGCTGACATGGCAGTTATTGCTATTGCCTGTGAAAACGTTTCCATGATTGCTTCAAAAGCGATTGAAGACACTCGCCTGGCTTCGTTCCAAGAAAAATCCACCCGCTATGTCGATTTTGATACGTCTCGCTACCATCGCCCAACAAACTTGACTGAGAGTGACGCCGCGACGTACGAAACAGCCATACAGCAACTGCTGGCTACATATGAAGAGCTCCTTAGTCCGGCTATCGCATACCTACGAGGGCGCTTTCAGAAACCGGAAGACAAAACGGAAACTATCTATGAAGCAAAGCTAAAAGCACGCTCGCTTGACGCTGTTCGTTATCTCCTACCAACAGCCACGCTGACGAACTTCGGAATGATAATGAACGCCCGTTCACTTCGGCACCTTATTTCAAAGCTGAAAGGAAGTGACTACCAAGAGATTCGCGAACTTGGGGAAGCAATTCAGAAAGCCGCCCTTGAATCGGCCTACAATCCACAAACGAAGAAATTACAACCGCACCTTGATGAGCTCATCGCCATGGGAGAGAAAGGTGAAGCATTGGCAAATGAACTGACAAAACTCTCCTCACTTCAGGTTAAGGGGGCACCGACCTTAATTAAATATACCGACCCACTACCCTACTACAGTCGTAGCAAAGAACTATTACGTGCATACGCTACTACGTTAACGGCAAACAGTGTTCCAGACACCGTGCCACGCGTCGACTATATTGAACCGCACAGTTACGAAGATGAGCTTTTAACCACGCTACTCTACCCAGAAACAATACTTCCCTACCGGCAGCTCTTAAAACTCGTCCAGGTCATACCTCAAGAACAGCAGGCTACCTTGTTACGGGCAGTGGCCAACGAACGAGGCGTACACGACCAACCAAAGCGAGAATACGAAATTGGCGGGCAGTTCATTTTTGACACACTCATGGATTACGGGGCGTTTCGTGATTTACAACGCCACCGCATGACTACTCAAATTCACCAGCCACTTACCGCTGCGCATGGCTATGAGGTGCCATTCGAGCTAGAAGAAGCTGGTGTTGTCGACCGGTACCACGAAATGATTACCATGGCCATAAACACCCATACTGAACTTAAGAAGCGCATTGGCGTCGATGCTGACTACCTCTTACCACTCGCATGTAAAAAACGGACGCTCTTCAAAATGAATTTACGCGAGCTCTATCATATGATTGAATTACGCAGCAAACCGGGTGGCCATATGTCATACAGAACAATCGTCTTAGATATGTACAACCTCGTCAAAGCCCGACACCCGCTACTCGTTGAAGATTTACGAATTGTTATACCCGACTACGATGCCGACTTCTTCAAACGCTAA
- a CDS encoding 2'-deoxycytidine 5'-triphosphate deaminase yields MALPYQKIQSMLLDKAITGTMPITEAQVQPASLDCTLGSKAYRISSGFLPKENETVSELLKKRTLYEFTITPGTILETNTPYIIELNEQLRLPHDIGAMANPKSSIGRVDVFVRVLTDRNPQYDFIPAGYTGPLYLEIIPLTFAIRVAPGLAMTQIRFRHNSEVLPTADELLAFHKQDGILMDVNGKPLPPEELRLRGNVLSFTVDLTGSAIVGYKAQHYVDRLLDLSAIGVHDATAFWTPIERQTSGELILEPNSFYILATKERVRIPAYLAAEIMPYDPSTGELRSHYAGFFDPGFGCGTDGTMKGNIVVLEVRAHSAPFRLTDGQVICKMMFERVLEKPTKLYGAAAGSTYTDTAIRLSKYFS; encoded by the coding sequence ATGGCACTTCCCTACCAAAAAATCCAATCGATGCTTCTTGACAAGGCAATCACGGGAACAATGCCAATCACTGAAGCACAAGTGCAACCAGCGTCGCTAGACTGCACGCTGGGCAGTAAAGCCTACCGTATCTCATCTGGCTTTTTACCCAAAGAAAACGAGACGGTTAGCGAGCTACTAAAAAAGCGAACGCTCTACGAATTTACCATTACCCCGGGAACAATTCTTGAAACGAATACGCCGTACATCATCGAGTTAAATGAGCAGCTCCGTCTCCCTCATGACATCGGTGCCATGGCGAACCCCAAAAGCTCCATCGGACGGGTGGATGTATTTGTTCGTGTTCTAACAGACCGCAACCCACAGTACGACTTCATTCCTGCTGGGTACACCGGACCCTTATATCTAGAAATTATTCCTCTCACCTTCGCCATTCGCGTTGCGCCGGGGCTAGCCATGACACAAATTCGGTTCCGACACAATTCGGAGGTGCTTCCAACTGCTGATGAGTTACTCGCGTTCCACAAGCAAGACGGCATACTTATGGACGTCAATGGAAAACCACTGCCACCAGAAGAGCTTCGGCTCCGCGGTAACGTACTGTCTTTTACCGTTGACCTAACAGGCAGTGCCATCGTTGGATATAAGGCACAGCATTACGTCGACCGTCTACTCGACCTCAGTGCCATCGGTGTACACGATGCCACTGCATTCTGGACCCCCATCGAGCGTCAAACTTCAGGTGAGTTAATTCTCGAACCAAATTCATTCTATATTTTAGCCACCAAAGAACGAGTGCGCATACCGGCGTATCTTGCGGCAGAAATCATGCCGTACGACCCCTCTACCGGCGAACTACGATCACACTATGCTGGATTTTTTGACCCCGGATTTGGCTGTGGCACCGACGGCACCATGAAGGGAAATATTGTTGTATTAGAAGTGCGAGCCCATAGTGCTCCTTTCCGTTTAACAGATGGCCAAGTAATCTGTAAAATGATGTTCGAGCGAGTACTAGAGAAACCAACCAAACTCTACGGTGCGGCTGCCGGATCCACCTATACCGACACGGCGATTCGTCTCAGTAAATATTTTTCTTGA
- a CDS encoding AAA family ATPase codes for MEKKSTPIIIGLAGAKGSGKGTVAKYLKNHYGATVVSSPDILSDILHRIGQGQTRVHQIILAQTLRKTFGEAAIGIAVAAVIDQLPKKSRRLIVIDNIRPLADWTPWQKNRRAYLVALHADVKLRFARVERRGRTADERSLTYARFLAEEKLATETAVIAKTSSHAAFHIDTNGSLTDVKRQVDLLARKLGL; via the coding sequence ATGGAAAAGAAGTCGACTCCAATCATTATTGGTCTTGCTGGCGCTAAGGGGTCTGGCAAAGGTACTGTTGCAAAGTATCTAAAAAATCACTACGGCGCTACCGTTGTTTCTAGCCCGGACATACTCAGTGATATTCTCCACCGCATTGGTCAAGGGCAAACCAGAGTACATCAAATTATTTTGGCTCAAACATTGCGTAAGACGTTTGGCGAAGCTGCCATCGGTATAGCGGTTGCCGCTGTCATTGACCAATTGCCCAAAAAGAGTCGACGCCTCATCGTCATTGATAACATCCGACCGCTAGCTGACTGGACACCGTGGCAAAAAAATCGGCGCGCCTACCTTGTGGCACTGCATGCGGATGTAAAGTTACGATTCGCACGCGTAGAACGGCGAGGAAGAACGGCTGACGAACGAAGTCTCACGTATGCTCGTTTTTTGGCTGAAGAAAAATTAGCAACTGAAACAGCCGTCATTGCTAAAACCAGTAGCCATGCTGCCTTCCATATAGACACCAACGGATCCCTAACTGACGTTAAGCGCCAAGTCGACTTGCTCGCACGTAAACTAGGACTATAA
- the rplA gene encoding 50S ribosomal protein L1, translated as MATKGKRHQQNVKKVEKRPYQPTEAIELLKTLGQAKFTESVEVHVRLSVDTKQGDQQVRGTVTLPHSTGKTKRVAVFAEGESELAAKQAGADIVGAKDLIDTIRTTGKCDFDVAVATPDIMAQLAAIAKILGPRGLMPSPKNETVTKNVGKAVTELKAGKIAFKNDDTANVHQLIGKISQPTSELVENFNAFLEALRRAKPASAKGGYIIATTLTTTMGPGVNITLA; from the coding sequence ATGGCCACAAAAGGCAAGCGACACCAGCAGAACGTAAAGAAGGTTGAAAAACGACCTTATCAGCCAACAGAAGCTATTGAGCTCTTGAAGACACTTGGCCAAGCCAAGTTCACTGAATCAGTGGAAGTTCACGTGCGACTTAGTGTTGACACCAAACAGGGTGACCAACAGGTTCGTGGCACGGTAACGTTGCCGCACAGCACTGGAAAAACGAAACGAGTGGCTGTTTTCGCCGAAGGTGAATCAGAATTGGCGGCCAAGCAAGCTGGCGCAGACATTGTTGGCGCCAAAGACCTCATCGACACCATCCGCACCACCGGCAAGTGTGATTTCGACGTTGCTGTTGCGACGCCAGACATAATGGCGCAACTAGCCGCAATTGCCAAAATCCTTGGCCCTCGCGGTCTCATGCCTTCGCCAAAAAACGAAACGGTTACAAAGAACGTTGGAAAAGCGGTCACGGAACTGAAGGCCGGTAAAATCGCTTTCAAAAACGATGACACGGCCAATGTTCATCAGCTTATCGGCAAAATCTCACAACCAACGTCTGAATTAGTAGAAAACTTCAATGCCTTCCTCGAAGCATTGCGTCGAGCGAAGCCCGCTAGCGCGAAGGGTGGCTACATTATCGCAACAACACTAACGACCACCATGGGGCCTGGTGTCAACATTACCCTGGCGTAA
- the rplK gene encoding 50S ribosomal protein L11, producing MAKKIKTIIKLQITAGKANPAPPVGPALGQHGVNIQEFCTKFNAATQDRGDDVTPVEITVFEDRTYTFILKTSPASVLIKKAAGVAKGSGKPLQEKVGKISKAQLREIAEKKMSDLNTTSIESAMNTIQGTARQMGITVE from the coding sequence ATGGCAAAGAAGATTAAGACAATTATCAAGCTGCAAATCACCGCTGGTAAGGCCAACCCCGCTCCACCAGTTGGTCCGGCGCTTGGTCAGCATGGTGTCAACATCCAAGAATTCTGTACCAAATTTAACGCAGCGACCCAAGATCGCGGTGACGATGTTACCCCAGTCGAAATTACTGTTTTCGAGGATCGAACCTACACCTTCATCTTAAAGACATCCCCTGCTTCGGTGTTAATCAAAAAAGCAGCCGGCGTGGCGAAGGGTTCTGGCAAGCCACTGCAAGAGAAGGTGGGTAAGATTAGCAAGGCGCAACTAAGAGAAATTGCTGAAAAGAAAATGAGCGACCTCAATACCACCAGTATTGAATCAGCCATGAACACTATTCAAGGCACAGCCCGACAAATGGGCATTACCGTCGAGTAA
- the nusG gene encoding transcription termination/antitermination protein NusG encodes MTKQIGDQGRRWYVLHTYSGYEENVERNLKQRVETLGLEDKIFNILIPTEKKIKIRNGRRRVVTEKIFPGYVLVEMMVTDDSWYVVRNTPNVTGFIGTGTTPTALSEEEVKGIQKRMGIEEPKYTIDVTPDTAVKITDGPFKDFEGKVASVDDIRGKVRVLVSMFGRETPVELDFLQIQKV; translated from the coding sequence ATGACAAAGCAGATTGGCGACCAAGGGCGACGATGGTACGTACTGCACACCTATTCAGGGTATGAAGAGAACGTTGAAAGAAATTTAAAGCAACGGGTCGAAACCTTGGGGCTTGAAGACAAAATCTTCAACATACTGATTCCGACTGAGAAAAAAATTAAAATCCGAAACGGTCGTCGACGGGTGGTGACTGAAAAGATTTTCCCGGGGTATGTGCTTGTTGAAATGATGGTCACAGATGATTCTTGGTACGTTGTTCGTAACACACCAAACGTCACCGGGTTTATTGGTACTGGCACCACGCCAACCGCGTTGTCTGAAGAAGAGGTGAAAGGAATACAAAAGAGAATGGGTATTGAAGAGCCAAAATATACCATCGACGTTACGCCCGATACAGCGGTAAAAATAACCGACGGGCCGTTCAAAGACTTTGAAGGAAAAGTGGCCAGCGTTGACGATATTCGTGGAAAAGTACGGGTGCTCGTTTCAATGTTCGGCCGAGAAACCCCCGTCGAGTTAGACTTCCTCCAAATCCAAAAAGTGTAA
- the secE gene encoding preprotein translocase subunit SecE yields MTNPIINYFKTSWMELKKVTWPTRAVATQHALLVVAVSAIVAVFFGIVDYLLTLGLARLL; encoded by the coding sequence ATGACAAATCCTATCATCAATTACTTCAAAACATCGTGGATGGAGCTCAAAAAGGTCACCTGGCCAACTCGAGCTGTCGCCACCCAACACGCACTCCTCGTTGTGGCAGTAAGCGCCATTGTGGCAGTGTTCTTTGGTATCGTTGATTACCTACTCACCCTGGGCTTAGCTCGGCTGTTGTAA
- the gyrB gene encoding DNA topoisomerase (ATP-hydrolyzing) subunit B — translation MAQDTEKRKAGNAPDSQSYTAKQITVLEGLDPVRKRPGMYIGNTASEGLHHLIWEVVDNGIDEAMAGFATRITVRLLPGNEVEVIDNGRGIPIDIHKQTKKSALETVLTTLHAGGKFGDGGYKVSGGLHGVGVSVVNALSSKLRAEVRREGIIYAQDYERGKPTGKVKPVGKTTKAETGTTIRFAPDDQIFTVTEFSLKEILSHLRQQAYLTKGVTIRVIDERKPLPSATVANANAYTFYFEGGVASYVRHLNHLKTPKHENIFYIEKEVDDVLVEVAVQYNDEYNETLFAFANNIYNPEGGTHVAGFRTALTRAINAYARRKNFLKEKDENLQGEDLREGLTAVISVKVRDPQFEGQTKAKLGNAEVRSIVDTVYGDAFATYLEEHPRDAEAIVGKVTLAAQARLAARAARASVLRKGALEGFMLPGKLADCSSKDATKSELFIVEGDSAGGSAKQGRSRENQAILPLRGKILNVEKARLDKMLANNEIKSLIIAMGTNIGEQFDIEKLRYHKIVIMTDADVDGAHIRTLLLTLFYRYFPALVNQGHIYIAQPPLYKVSRGKESYYCYSDAELDALRSELIAEAAAKSPKAKKKETKDTDEESEAVDEIKLNIQRYKGLGEMNAEQLWETTMDPARRILRQVTIDDAEKADATFIVLMGSEVAPRKHFIQTHAKAVKNLDV, via the coding sequence ATGGCTCAAGATACAGAAAAGCGCAAAGCAGGAAATGCTCCTGACTCCCAAAGCTACACTGCGAAACAAATAACCGTCCTTGAGGGTCTCGACCCGGTCCGCAAACGACCGGGTATGTACATTGGTAATACTGCCAGTGAAGGTCTCCACCACCTGATTTGGGAAGTTGTGGACAACGGCATTGACGAAGCCATGGCGGGATTTGCCACTCGCATCACGGTACGGCTACTCCCAGGAAACGAAGTTGAAGTCATAGACAACGGACGCGGTATTCCAATTGATATTCACAAGCAGACCAAAAAGTCAGCCCTCGAAACAGTCCTCACCACGCTTCATGCTGGCGGTAAATTCGGCGATGGTGGTTATAAAGTATCAGGTGGTCTGCACGGTGTTGGTGTTTCCGTTGTAAATGCTCTCTCCTCAAAATTGCGAGCCGAAGTACGCCGTGAGGGCATCATCTATGCCCAGGATTACGAGCGCGGTAAACCAACCGGAAAAGTAAAGCCTGTCGGCAAAACAACCAAAGCCGAAACGGGCACCACCATTCGCTTTGCGCCCGACGACCAGATATTCACCGTCACCGAATTCTCATTGAAAGAAATACTGAGTCACCTCCGGCAACAGGCCTACTTGACCAAAGGCGTTACTATTCGCGTCATTGATGAACGAAAACCACTGCCCAGTGCGACCGTGGCAAACGCCAATGCCTATACCTTCTACTTTGAAGGTGGCGTTGCGTCTTATGTGAGGCACCTGAACCACTTAAAAACACCGAAACACGAAAACATCTTCTATATAGAGAAGGAAGTTGATGACGTCTTGGTTGAGGTGGCTGTGCAGTACAACGACGAATACAATGAAACACTCTTTGCTTTTGCGAATAACATCTACAACCCGGAAGGCGGCACTCACGTTGCTGGTTTCCGCACTGCGCTAACCCGCGCCATCAATGCCTACGCCCGTCGTAAAAATTTTCTTAAAGAAAAGGATGAAAACCTGCAGGGTGAAGATCTCCGTGAAGGCCTGACCGCTGTCATTAGTGTAAAAGTACGAGATCCACAATTTGAAGGGCAAACAAAAGCCAAACTTGGTAATGCTGAGGTGCGCTCAATTGTTGATACAGTATACGGCGACGCCTTTGCTACCTACCTTGAAGAGCACCCTCGAGACGCAGAGGCAATTGTTGGAAAAGTGACGCTGGCCGCCCAAGCCCGGCTGGCTGCTCGGGCAGCTCGTGCCTCAGTGCTCCGTAAAGGTGCCTTGGAAGGATTCATGTTGCCCGGTAAGCTGGCTGACTGTTCCAGCAAAGACGCCACCAAATCAGAACTCTTTATTGTTGAGGGTGATAGCGCCGGCGGCAGCGCCAAACAAGGCAGGAGCCGAGAAAACCAGGCAATTTTACCGCTCCGTGGAAAAATATTGAACGTTGAAAAAGCGCGACTCGATAAAATGCTGGCCAACAACGAAATTAAATCGCTCATTATTGCGATGGGTACGAATATTGGTGAACAGTTCGATATCGAAAAATTGCGCTATCACAAAATTGTCATCATGACCGATGCTGATGTTGACGGCGCCCACATTCGTACCTTGCTCCTTACCCTTTTCTACCGATACTTCCCCGCCCTTGTGAATCAGGGTCACATCTATATCGCGCAGCCGCCCCTGTACAAAGTATCCCGAGGTAAAGAATCGTACTACTGCTACAGTGACGCAGAGCTGGATGCGTTGCGCAGTGAGCTCATCGCTGAAGCTGCCGCGAAATCTCCTAAAGCAAAAAAGAAAGAAACAAAAGACACTGATGAAGAGTCTGAGGCAGTGGACGAAATAAAGCTTAACATCCAACGATACAAAGGACTTGGTGAAATGAATGCCGAACAACTATGGGAAACAACCATGGATCCCGCCCGTCGCATTTTGCGACAAGTTACAATAGACGACGCAGAAAAAGCCGATGCCACCTTCATTGTGCTCATGGGTTCAGAGGTTGCCCCCCGAAAGCACTTCATCCAAACCCATGCCAAAGCAGTTAAAAACTTGGATGTTTAG
- a CDS encoding FtsW/RodA/SpoVE family cell cycle protein — MLGAFRGRVGKFDWFLALGIVILLAVSLVTLYSIGAARSDGDFAVFTKQLWVAVLGLGIFIILSAFDFQLWQWLSRWTFLATVLLLFSTLIFGRVINGTRGWLSVAGLQFQPVEIAKFAAVLALASFFSLRARELNRTRNLLQSVTLIGLLVVPVLLQPDFGSAAVLLSLWVGTVLVIGVKRRYLVTLVTVSAVIFGIAWFFLFVPYQRDRIRTFFAPNADTAASYNVRQATIAVGSGQVFGRGLGQGSQSQLKFLPEVETDFIFAAVAEQLGFAGVVVVFGLMGLIFFRLYILLNRCQDWFGAFFVLGVLVLLTTEVFVNAGMSMGLMPVVGIPFPLLSAGGSALLVHLALFGVVESIARREGSRGYQVSQVALG; from the coding sequence ATGTTAGGTGCGTTTCGCGGTCGGGTTGGAAAGTTTGATTGGTTTTTGGCCTTAGGAATCGTTATTTTGTTAGCGGTGAGTTTGGTTACGCTCTACAGCATCGGTGCGGCACGGTCCGATGGTGATTTTGCTGTTTTCACAAAGCAGCTCTGGGTGGCGGTTCTCGGCCTCGGTATTTTTATTATTTTGAGTGCGTTTGATTTTCAACTTTGGCAGTGGTTGAGTCGTTGGACATTTTTGGCAACAGTACTGCTGTTGTTTTCTACGCTCATTTTTGGCCGCGTTATTAACGGTACGCGTGGTTGGTTGAGTGTAGCCGGATTGCAATTTCAGCCAGTAGAGATAGCCAAGTTTGCGGCCGTGCTGGCGCTGGCAAGTTTTTTTTCTCTGCGAGCACGGGAACTTAACCGCACCCGAAATCTTTTACAAAGCGTCACGTTGATTGGGCTACTCGTTGTACCTGTTCTTTTGCAACCAGATTTTGGTTCGGCGGCTGTGCTTTTGTCTTTGTGGGTCGGCACGGTACTCGTGATTGGGGTTAAGCGTCGTTACCTTGTTACGTTAGTTACCGTTAGCGCTGTTATTTTTGGAATTGCCTGGTTCTTTTTATTTGTCCCGTACCAGCGCGATCGTATTCGAACTTTTTTTGCGCCTAATGCCGATACCGCTGCTAGCTATAACGTTCGTCAAGCGACGATAGCTGTTGGCTCTGGTCAAGTGTTTGGTCGGGGATTAGGGCAAGGGTCACAGAGTCAGTTGAAATTTTTGCCCGAGGTGGAAACCGACTTCATATTTGCCGCTGTCGCCGAGCAGCTCGGTTTCGCCGGCGTCGTAGTTGTTTTCGGCTTAATGGGTTTGATATTTTTTCGCCTCTACATTTTACTCAATCGCTGCCAAGACTGGTTTGGCGCCTTCTTTGTTTTGGGGGTACTGGTGCTTTTAACCACGGAAGTTTTTGTGAATGCGGGTATGTCTATGGGGCTTATGCCAGTTGTCGGTATTCCCTTCCCATTACTCTCGGCCGGCGGGAGCGCTTTACTCGTTCATCTGGCGCTATTTGGTGTGGTGGAGAGTATTGCCCGCAGGGAAGGTTCACGAGGGTATCAAGTTTCCCAAGTGGCGTTAGGTTGA